AGGTCTACTTTTATGTATTATCCGTATTTTTAATATAAAATGGATCATCTCCTATGGATTGTTTCCTTCTCTCCATAGCCCGTGATAAACGGTTCGCAGATCCATATTTTTTTAAGTAGACATAGATGTAATACAAAGCATTTGCAACATCTTTGTCTTTTTTATCCTGCTTGTGCGCCTTGTGTAAGTAATATAAAGCATCTTTTAGATACTTCTCTAGTTTAGATATAGTCTGTTTTTGGCCACTTCGTAGCAATTCGGCTGCAATTCTTTTGGTAGTATGCCAATATATTAGACTTGTGTTAGGAATATTTCCACTTTTTATAAGGTCACTCATACTTAGGCTCCAGCCATTGTTAGTGCTTTGATAATTATGTATCAAAAATTTGCTATTGACAAAAAATCTCCTTTCTGCATGATCTATACTTTGGTTCAAGAGAGGGATCATGTTTGGTGCTATTGGATATAAAGTGTGTATAAAAGGAGTGTTCAGCTGGTACTTAGCGGTTACATAGATTAACTTATTAAAGTCATATATAGCATCCGTTTCAGTCTCTTCTTTTTGCTTTTCTACCTGTGGTGCATGTGCATGTGTCTTTATGGTTTCGTTATAGCATATAAACCCCAGTTGTCGTAAGGTGTTATAATGATTAGGCATCTTTGCTAATATACATTCGTAATAGGGAATCGCCCTTTCTATTAATCCTTGATTTTCCTGCAAATAAGCATATTCATACATCGTGTGATCTGCTTCCAATGCTGAAATAGCCTCTAACAAGGCCGTTTCATATAGGGCTATTTGATTGGCTGCCTTGTATATTAAGAACTTTTCTTCCAAAAGCTCATTATGGTAAGGGAATTGTGTAATAGCCTTATTCAATAAGGATATGGCTTCGTCAAACTTTTGCAATTGAAAGTATTGAATATTGGCCATAGCACGAAAAATAGCAACTTGTGGTTCTGTAGCTTGCAGATAGGTTTCATAATTTTGTAGTGCTTCTTCTGCTTGGTTATTGCTATGATAAACAATAGCTGTATATAAGACTGGAGTGGGATCTTTTGGCAAAATTCGTTGACAGATGGCAAATTGCGCCACTGCTTGATCAAAATTTTCTTGTTTATGGTAGCGAATGCCTCGGTCTAAGTAATAACTCCATAGAGATGCTATATTATTTTGTGCAAAGCTATGAAATTGTGTGTTTGGTGGGCATAGTTCCGTTGTCCTTGTATAGGAGGCCAGCGTTTCATCCAATAAAGCCGCAGCTTTTTCTGAAGTTATATGATCCTTTAACAGTTTGTGGTAAATGACACCTCTATAATACCAGGTTGCAGGGTGTGTAACAAGTTTGCGATCT
This is a stretch of genomic DNA from Cardinium endosymbiont of Culicoides punctatus. It encodes these proteins:
- a CDS encoding tetratricopeptide repeat protein, whose protein sequence is MNKKNIQKLFFFLVMGLVPLQIFAIPKAIEQIIRTFEGKNSKKQQTGSSSTLADPSSKPKEKKDTPPPLPPDTAALNDEHTTATSPTEQDTTTEKGTTHKDGGEKNTETDREETNKDSTPTISNAEQAQLAIDEAIKDRKLVTHPATWYYRGVIYHKLLKDHITSEKAAALLDETLASYTRTTELCPPNTQFHSFAQNNIASLWSYYLDRGIRYHKQENFDQAVAQFAICQRILPKDPTPVLYTAIVYHSNNQAEEALQNYETYLQATEPQVAIFRAMANIQYFQLQKFDEAISLLNKAITQFPYHNELLEEKFLIYKAANQIALYETALLEAISALEADHTMYEYAYLQENQGLIERAIPYYECILAKMPNHYNTLRQLGFICYNETIKTHAHAPQVEKQKEETETDAIYDFNKLIYVTAKYQLNTPFIHTLYPIAPNMIPLLNQSIDHAERRFFVNSKFLIHNYQSTNNGWSLSMSDLIKSGNIPNTSLIYWHTTKRIAAELLRSGQKQTISKLEKYLKDALYYLHKAHKQDKKDKDVANALYYIYVYLKKYGSANRLSRAMERRKQSIGDDPFYIKNTDNT